In the genome of Streptomyces collinus, one region contains:
- a CDS encoding Ppx/GppA phosphatase family protein has translation MRLGVLDVGSNTVHLLVVDAHPGACPLPAHSHKAELRLAQLLDDDGAIGPHGVDRLVSVVKEALQAAEDKGVEEVLPFATSAVREARNADEVLERVRAETGVELQVLTGSEEARLTFLAARRWFGWSAGKLLVLDIGGGSLEIAYGMDEEPDAAASLPLGAGRLTAGWLPGDPPGPDEVRALRRHVRTEIARTVGEFSRLGTPDHVVATSKTFKQLARIAGAARSAEGLYVQRELKRESLEEWVPRLAGMTEAERAELPGVSEGRAGQLLAGALVAEAALDLFGVERVEICPWALREGVILRRLDHMESV, from the coding sequence ATGAGACTCGGTGTCCTCGACGTGGGATCGAACACGGTGCATCTGCTCGTGGTGGACGCGCACCCCGGCGCGTGCCCGCTCCCCGCCCACTCGCACAAGGCGGAACTGCGCCTCGCCCAGCTCCTCGACGACGACGGCGCGATCGGCCCCCACGGCGTCGACCGGCTGGTCTCGGTCGTCAAGGAGGCGCTCCAGGCCGCAGAGGACAAGGGCGTCGAGGAGGTCCTCCCGTTCGCGACCTCCGCCGTACGGGAGGCCCGTAACGCCGACGAGGTCCTCGAACGCGTCCGCGCCGAGACCGGCGTCGAGCTCCAGGTGCTCACCGGCTCCGAGGAGGCCCGGCTGACCTTCCTCGCCGCCCGCCGCTGGTTCGGCTGGTCGGCCGGGAAGCTGCTGGTCCTGGACATCGGCGGCGGCTCCCTGGAGATCGCCTACGGCATGGACGAGGAGCCCGACGCTGCCGCCTCCCTGCCGCTGGGTGCCGGCCGCCTCACCGCCGGCTGGCTGCCCGGCGACCCGCCCGGCCCGGACGAGGTCCGCGCCCTGCGCCGCCACGTGCGGACCGAGATCGCCCGCACGGTCGGAGAGTTCAGCCGCCTCGGCACCCCCGACCACGTCGTCGCCACGTCGAAGACCTTCAAGCAGCTGGCCCGCATCGCCGGCGCTGCCCGCTCCGCCGAGGGCCTGTACGTCCAGCGCGAGCTCAAGCGGGAGTCCCTGGAGGAATGGGTCCCGAGGCTGGCCGGCATGACGGAGGCGGAGCGGGCCGAGCTGCCCGGAGTCTCCGAGGGCAGAGCGGGCCAGCTGCTGGCGGGCGCCCTGGTGGCCGAGGCCGCGCTGGACCTGTTCGGCGTGGAGCGCGTCGAGATATGCCCCTGGGCGCTGCGGGAGGGCGTGATCCTGCGTCGCCTGGATCACATGGAGTCCGTGTAG
- a CDS encoding sugar phosphate isomerase/epimerase family protein, which translates to MAEPAVKIPDAKVALSTASVYPESTATAFEIAARLGYDGVEVMVWTDPVSQDIEALRRLSDYHRIPILAVHAPCLLITQRVWSTDPWTKLQRARAAAEKLDASTVVVHPPFRWQRQYARDFVTGIWRMANETDVRFAVENMYPWRYRDREMLAYAPDWDVTKDDYRHFTIDLSHTATARSDALDMVDRMGDRLGHVHLADGRGSAKDEHLVPGRGTQPCAEVLERLALTGFDGHVVIEVNTRRAMSSAEREADLAEALAFTRLHLASAVKVPRR; encoded by the coding sequence ATGGCAGAGCCAGCCGTGAAGATCCCGGACGCGAAGGTCGCCCTGTCGACGGCCTCGGTCTACCCGGAGTCGACGGCCACGGCCTTCGAGATCGCCGCGCGCCTCGGCTACGACGGAGTCGAGGTCATGGTCTGGACCGACCCGGTCAGCCAGGACATCGAGGCCCTGCGCAGACTCAGCGACTACCACCGGATCCCGATCCTCGCCGTCCACGCCCCCTGCCTGCTCATCACGCAGCGCGTGTGGTCCACCGACCCGTGGACCAAGCTCCAGCGGGCCCGTGCGGCGGCCGAGAAGCTCGACGCGAGCACCGTCGTCGTCCACCCTCCGTTCCGCTGGCAGCGCCAGTACGCCCGGGACTTCGTCACCGGCATCTGGCGCATGGCGAACGAGACGGACGTACGGTTCGCCGTCGAAAACATGTACCCCTGGCGCTACCGCGACCGCGAGATGCTCGCGTACGCCCCCGACTGGGACGTCACGAAGGACGACTACCGGCACTTCACGATCGATCTCAGCCACACCGCGACGGCCCGCTCCGACGCGCTGGACATGGTCGACCGCATGGGGGACCGGCTCGGGCACGTCCACCTCGCCGACGGCAGGGGTTCCGCCAAGGACGAGCACCTGGTGCCCGGCCGCGGCACACAGCCCTGCGCCGAGGTGCTGGAGCGCCTCGCCCTGACCGGCTTCGACGGGCACGTGGTCATCGAGGTCAACACCCGTCGCGCCATGTCGAGCGCGGAGCGCGAGGCCGATCTGGCGGAGGCCCTGGCCTTCACCCGCCTGCATCTGGCCTCGGCGGTGAAGGTGCCGCGGCGATGA
- a CDS encoding TetR/AcrR family transcriptional regulator, protein MNDRPPAGTGSGTARRRGRPPRAEAADTRDRILTAARDEFSERGYEKTSVRGIAKSAGVDSALVHHYFGTKEQVFEAAITQSFGPALQAPKAIEEGPLDGVGERLARFFFGVWENPATRAPLLAIVRSAVTNETAAAVFRRIIAAQVLRRIAVQLELPDAELRAELAAAQLVGTAILRYVIKIEPLASADPEQVIARLAPVVQGHLTDP, encoded by the coding sequence ATGAACGACCGGCCCCCGGCCGGCACCGGCTCCGGCACCGCCCGCCGCCGCGGCCGCCCTCCGCGTGCGGAGGCCGCGGACACCCGCGACCGCATCCTGACCGCCGCCCGCGACGAGTTCTCCGAGCGCGGCTACGAGAAGACCTCCGTGCGCGGCATCGCCAAGTCCGCCGGCGTGGACTCGGCCCTCGTGCACCACTACTTCGGCACCAAGGAGCAGGTCTTCGAGGCGGCGATCACCCAGTCCTTCGGGCCCGCTCTACAGGCCCCGAAGGCCATCGAGGAGGGCCCGCTCGACGGGGTGGGGGAGCGCCTGGCGCGCTTCTTCTTCGGGGTCTGGGAGAACCCGGCGACCCGTGCCCCTCTGCTGGCCATCGTCCGGTCCGCCGTCACCAACGAGACCGCGGCCGCCGTCTTCCGGCGGATCATCGCCGCCCAGGTGCTGCGCCGCATCGCCGTGCAGCTGGAGCTGCCGGACGCCGAGCTGCGTGCGGAGCTCGCCGCCGCCCAGCTCGTCGGCACCGCGATCCTGCGGTACGTCATCAAGATCGAGCCCCTGGCCTCGGCGGACCCGGAGCAGGTCATCGCGCGGCTCGCACCCGTCGTACAGGGACATCTGACCGATCCGTAA
- the ilvD gene encoding dihydroxy-acid dehydratase, with translation MPELRSRTVTHGRNMAGARALMRASGVPGADIGRKPIIAVANSFTEFVPGHTHLAPVGRIVSEAVVAAGGIPREFNTIAVDDGIAMGHGGMLYSLPSRDLIADSVEYMVEAHCADALICISNCDKITPGMLNAALRLNIPTVFVSGGPMESGRATLVDGTVRTLDLVDAISDAVNDKISDEDILRIEENACPTCGSCSGMFTANSMNCLTEAIGLSLPGNGSVLATHTARKQLYVNAANTVMDITRRYYDQDDETVLPRSVASFAAFENAMALDIAMGGSTNTILHLLAAAQEAGVPFGLDEINAVSRRVPCLAKVAPNVAKDRTYYMEDVHRAGGIPALLGELHRAGLLNEDVHSVHSPSLADWLKTWDVRGGSPSAEAVELWHAAPGCVRSAEAFSQSERWEALDEDAECGCIRSAEHAYSKDGGLAVLKGNLAVDGCVVKTAGVDESIWTFEGPAVVCESQEEAVQKILTQQVKDGDVVVIRYEGPKGGPGMQEMLYPTSYLKGRGLGKTCALVTDGRFSGGTSGLSIGHASPEAAAGGTIALVEDGDRVRIDIPNRSIELLVDDAELARRERALNGVYAPKNRDRKVSAALRAYAAMATSADKGAVRDVSKLG, from the coding sequence ATGCCCGAGCTGAGGTCCCGCACAGTCACCCACGGCCGCAACATGGCGGGCGCCCGCGCCCTTATGCGCGCCTCCGGTGTACCGGGTGCGGACATCGGCCGCAAGCCGATCATCGCGGTCGCCAACAGCTTCACCGAGTTCGTGCCCGGCCACACGCACCTGGCGCCGGTCGGCCGGATCGTCAGCGAGGCGGTCGTCGCCGCCGGCGGCATCCCGCGCGAGTTCAACACGATCGCCGTCGACGACGGCATCGCCATGGGCCACGGCGGCATGCTCTACTCCCTGCCCTCCCGCGACCTCATCGCGGACAGCGTGGAGTACATGGTCGAGGCGCATTGCGCCGACGCCCTGATCTGCATCTCCAACTGCGACAAGATCACCCCGGGCATGCTGAACGCCGCCCTGCGGCTGAACATCCCGACGGTCTTCGTCTCCGGCGGCCCGATGGAGTCCGGCCGCGCCACCCTGGTCGACGGCACGGTCCGCACGCTCGACCTGGTCGACGCGATCTCCGACGCCGTGAACGACAAGATCTCGGACGAGGACATCCTCCGTATCGAGGAGAACGCCTGTCCGACCTGCGGTTCCTGTTCCGGCATGTTCACCGCCAACTCGATGAACTGCCTGACCGAGGCCATCGGCCTGTCCCTCCCGGGCAACGGCTCGGTCCTCGCCACGCACACGGCCCGCAAACAGCTGTACGTGAACGCGGCCAACACGGTCATGGACATCACCCGCCGCTACTACGACCAGGACGACGAGACGGTCCTGCCCCGCAGCGTGGCGTCCTTCGCGGCCTTCGAGAACGCCATGGCCCTCGACATCGCCATGGGCGGCTCCACCAACACGATCCTGCACCTGCTGGCCGCCGCCCAGGAGGCGGGCGTCCCCTTCGGCCTGGACGAGATCAACGCCGTCTCGCGCCGGGTGCCGTGCCTGGCCAAGGTCGCCCCGAACGTCGCCAAGGACCGCACGTACTACATGGAGGACGTGCACCGCGCCGGCGGCATCCCCGCCCTGCTCGGCGAGCTGCACCGGGCCGGTCTGCTCAACGAGGACGTGCACTCCGTGCACAGCCCGTCCCTCGCCGACTGGCTGAAGACCTGGGACGTGCGGGGCGGCTCCCCGTCCGCCGAGGCCGTCGAGCTGTGGCACGCGGCCCCCGGCTGCGTCCGCTCCGCCGAGGCCTTCTCCCAGTCCGAGCGCTGGGAGGCCCTGGACGAGGACGCCGAGTGCGGCTGCATCCGCTCCGCCGAGCACGCCTACTCCAAGGACGGCGGCCTCGCGGTCCTCAAGGGCAACCTGGCCGTGGACGGCTGCGTCGTGAAGACGGCCGGTGTCGACGAGTCCATCTGGACCTTCGAGGGCCCGGCGGTCGTCTGCGAGTCGCAGGAGGAGGCCGTCCAGAAGATCCTCACCCAGCAGGTCAAGGACGGCGACGTCGTCGTCATCCGCTATGAGGGCCCCAAGGGCGGCCCCGGCATGCAGGAGATGCTCTACCCGACCTCGTACCTCAAGGGCCGCGGCCTCGGGAAGACCTGCGCGCTGGTCACGGACGGCCGCTTCTCCGGCGGCACCTCCGGCCTGTCCATCGGCCACGCCTCGCCCGAGGCGGCCGCGGGCGGCACCATCGCCCTGGTCGAAGACGGCGACCGCGTCCGCATCGACATCCCGAACCGCTCCATCGAGCTGCTGGTGGACGACGCCGAGCTGGCCCGCCGCGAGCGGGCGCTGAACGGCGTGTACGCCCCGAAGAACCGCGACCGCAAGGTCTCGGCGGCGCTGCGGGCCTACGCGGCGATGGCGACCAGCGCGGACAAGGGCGCGGTGCGGGACGTTTCGAAGCTGGGCTGA
- a CDS encoding outer membrane protein assembly factor BamB family protein produces MAPQSSTGADAEAELPEYAGHYRLETTLGSGGMGVVHLARSTSGMKLAVKVVHAQFARDPEFRGRFRQEVAAARKVSGAFTASVVDADSEAERPWMATLFIPGPTLSGHVKRNGAMSPAELRRLMAGLAEALRDIHRVGVVHRDLKPSNVLLAEDGPKVIDFGISRPKDSELRTETGKLIGTPPFMAPEQFRRPREVGPAADVFALGSVMVHAATGRGPFDSDSPYVVAYQVVHDEPDLTGVPESLAPLVVRCLAKEPEDRPTPDELMRELRSVAASYDTQVFIPRQRTEEESEETGPEAPAAEVPARERSGRLRKRGAVVAGALGLAVAAVLAMVGLPGADSTRGVASPRTTTAAFSGWEAEPLDGRSMPQCSYAAPALVCAQDGLVFARDALNGRLLWRQALKGAAASGPPAGAPVVAGGRVLGGLGQGREVTAVELASGEASRQELPAYGGLRAVGGMVLLTAPDGTVSGVEAASGRVRWSRRVPGQDVPYFASFPGDRLAYAVGVSGDGNRTRVTAVDPRTGEVRWQARLDGNLEAVGTADGSLVAVAVDAVRGEAGAVVRYDPRSRTTVRVPLRVPLAQVQGSVRGDVVHLMAAGGALTAVDLKAREQLWSLETGVVRASTPAADDRHVYVSAPDGRLLAVDARRGKLVGQTPVRLGERSDRVPASLPEPVVVGDRVYGSAPDGTVFAVNGRDPAAW; encoded by the coding sequence ATGGCGCCGCAGAGCAGCACCGGGGCGGACGCGGAAGCGGAACTTCCCGAATACGCCGGTCACTACCGGCTGGAGACGACTCTCGGGTCCGGGGGCATGGGCGTCGTGCATCTCGCGCGGAGCACCTCGGGGATGAAGCTCGCGGTGAAGGTCGTGCACGCCCAGTTCGCCAGGGACCCCGAGTTCAGGGGGCGGTTCCGGCAGGAGGTGGCGGCCGCGCGGAAGGTCAGCGGAGCCTTCACCGCGTCCGTCGTCGATGCCGACTCGGAGGCCGAACGGCCCTGGATGGCCACCCTGTTCATCCCCGGACCGACCCTGTCCGGCCATGTGAAGCGGAACGGGGCCATGAGCCCCGCCGAACTGCGCCGTCTGATGGCCGGACTGGCCGAGGCGCTGCGCGACATCCACCGGGTCGGCGTGGTGCACCGGGACCTCAAACCCAGCAACGTGCTCCTGGCCGAGGACGGGCCCAAGGTCATCGACTTCGGGATATCCCGGCCGAAGGACAGCGAACTGCGCACCGAGACGGGCAAGTTGATCGGTACCCCGCCGTTCATGGCGCCGGAGCAGTTCCGGCGCCCCCGGGAGGTGGGGCCCGCCGCCGACGTCTTCGCGCTCGGGTCGGTGATGGTGCACGCGGCCACGGGCCGGGGGCCGTTCGACTCGGACAGCCCGTACGTCGTCGCCTACCAGGTCGTCCACGACGAGCCGGATCTGACCGGAGTGCCGGAGAGCCTCGCGCCCCTCGTGGTGCGGTGTCTCGCCAAGGAGCCCGAGGACCGGCCGACGCCGGACGAGTTGATGCGGGAGCTGCGGTCGGTCGCGGCCTCGTACGACACGCAGGTCTTCATACCGCGGCAGCGGACCGAGGAGGAATCGGAGGAGACCGGGCCCGAAGCGCCGGCCGCGGAGGTGCCCGCGCGCGAGCGCTCCGGCCGGCTGCGCAAGCGGGGGGCCGTGGTGGCCGGGGCGCTCGGGCTGGCCGTCGCCGCGGTGCTGGCGATGGTGGGTCTGCCCGGCGCGGATTCGACGCGGGGGGTCGCCTCGCCGCGGACCACGACCGCCGCGTTCTCGGGGTGGGAGGCGGAGCCGCTCGACGGCCGGAGCATGCCGCAGTGCTCCTACGCCGCGCCCGCTCTGGTGTGTGCGCAGGACGGGCTGGTGTTCGCGCGCGACGCCCTGAACGGGCGGCTGCTGTGGCGGCAGGCGCTGAAGGGGGCTGCCGCGAGCGGGCCGCCGGCCGGGGCCCCGGTCGTGGCGGGAGGCAGAGTGCTCGGCGGACTCGGTCAGGGGCGGGAGGTGACGGCCGTCGAGCTGGCCTCGGGCGAGGCATCCCGGCAGGAGCTGCCGGCGTACGGCGGTCTGCGGGCCGTGGGGGGCATGGTGCTGCTCACCGCGCCCGACGGCACGGTCAGCGGCGTGGAGGCCGCCTCGGGCCGGGTGCGGTGGAGCCGTCGGGTGCCCGGGCAGGACGTGCCGTACTTCGCCTCGTTCCCCGGTGATCGGCTGGCGTACGCGGTGGGCGTGTCCGGCGACGGAAACCGGACGCGGGTCACGGCGGTGGATCCGCGGACCGGTGAGGTTCGTTGGCAGGCGCGGCTCGACGGGAACCTGGAGGCCGTCGGCACGGCGGACGGGTCGCTCGTGGCGGTCGCCGTCGACGCCGTGCGCGGGGAGGCCGGGGCCGTCGTGCGCTACGACCCCCGCAGCCGCACGACCGTGCGGGTGCCGCTGCGCGTCCCCCTGGCGCAGGTCCAGGGCAGTGTGCGCGGGGACGTCGTGCATCTCATGGCGGCAGGCGGGGCGTTGACGGCCGTCGATCTGAAGGCGCGCGAGCAGCTCTGGAGTCTGGAGACGGGGGTCGTGCGGGCATCCACACCGGCGGCCGACGACCGCCATGTGTACGTGAGCGCGCCCGACGGCCGGCTGCTCGCCGTCGACGCCCGGCGGGGCAAGCTCGTGGGGCAGACGCCGGTGCGGCTGGGTGAGCGGTCCGACCGGGTCCCGGCTTCCCTCCCCGAGCCGGTGGTGGTGGGCGACCGGGTCTACGGCAGTGCGCCGGACGGGACGGTGTTCGCCGTCAACGGCCGCGATCCGGCCGCTTGGTGA
- a CDS encoding SH3 domain-containing protein, whose protein sequence is MSVDRVEETVGAQVTEAVTTEAGATAVQYYSVAPGVRVNVRSGPGTNYTVVRVLSEGAKVPIYCQSPGTTVTGPYGTTNIWDNINNGQYVSDAYVNTGSDGYIRPRCS, encoded by the coding sequence ATGTCTGTCGACCGCGTCGAAGAGACGGTGGGCGCCCAGGTGACGGAAGCGGTCACCACCGAGGCCGGCGCCACGGCCGTGCAGTACTACTCGGTCGCCCCGGGCGTCCGCGTCAACGTCCGCAGCGGCCCCGGCACCAACTACACGGTCGTCCGGGTCCTGTCCGAGGGGGCGAAAGTCCCCATCTACTGCCAGTCGCCGGGCACCACGGTGACGGGCCCGTACGGCACGACGAACATCTGGGACAACATCAACAACGGCCAGTACGTCTCGGACGCCTATGTGAACACGGGCAGCGACGGCTACATCCGCCCGCGCTGCTCCTGA
- a CDS encoding EamA/RhaT family transporter produces the protein MSDDTGTDRTPAGSTGPRPEPIRLFGTTWVDHGHGYAARRIAVAVGSLAAAVASCLVLRLAYQGLRIAAIGDFVTVLMVAMFAICSALAFRHTWDGFTRRHDPDRQASLRGLLTVGFVGSLLAYFFRSLTEAPGEKLHREEYEEARRQYEKRTTRRSGNPRNRRRA, from the coding sequence GTGAGCGACGACACCGGCACCGACAGGACACCCGCGGGCTCCACCGGCCCCCGCCCGGAGCCCATCCGGCTCTTCGGTACGACGTGGGTCGACCACGGCCACGGCTACGCGGCCCGCCGCATCGCCGTGGCCGTCGGCTCCCTGGCCGCCGCGGTCGCCTCCTGCCTCGTGCTCCGCCTCGCCTACCAGGGCCTCCGGATCGCAGCGATCGGCGACTTCGTCACGGTCCTCATGGTCGCGATGTTCGCGATCTGCAGCGCCCTCGCCTTCCGCCACACCTGGGACGGCTTCACCCGCCGCCACGACCCCGACCGCCAGGCGTCCCTGCGCGGCCTCCTGACCGTCGGCTTCGTCGGCTCCCTGCTCGCGTACTTCTTCCGCTCCCTCACCGAGGCCCCCGGCGAGAAGCTCCACCGCGAGGAGTACGAAGAGGCCCGCAGGCAGTACGAGAAGCGCACGACCCGCCGCTCGGGCAACCCGAGGAACCGCCGCCGCGCGTAG
- a CDS encoding TetR/AcrR family transcriptional regulator, whose amino-acid sequence MVRRNDQRRAALVDAAIEVLAREGARGMTFRAVDAEAAVPVGTASNYFASRDDLFTQAGARVYERLQPDEATIARRRAAGRDRETYTVLMRELVGRVAGFRTGYLALLELRLEATRRPDLRKVLTERVRADVEANIAHHEASGLPGDALAVKLLMLTLNWLIVEQLTLPDVFTEAEREELVSAAVERIVAAEQAAE is encoded by the coding sequence ATGGTGAGACGGAACGACCAGCGACGCGCCGCCCTCGTCGACGCGGCGATCGAGGTGCTGGCCAGGGAAGGTGCACGGGGGATGACGTTCCGGGCGGTGGACGCCGAGGCCGCCGTGCCGGTCGGGACCGCCTCGAACTACTTCGCCAGCCGGGACGACCTGTTCACCCAGGCCGGCGCCCGTGTCTACGAGCGGCTGCAGCCCGACGAGGCGACGATCGCGCGCCGGCGGGCGGCGGGCCGCGACCGGGAGACGTACACGGTGCTGATGCGGGAACTCGTCGGGCGCGTCGCCGGATTCCGCACCGGCTATCTGGCCCTGCTCGAACTGCGCCTGGAGGCCACCCGCCGACCGGACCTGCGCAAGGTCCTCACCGAGCGGGTCCGTGCCGATGTCGAGGCGAACATCGCCCACCACGAAGCCTCCGGGCTCCCCGGCGACGCCCTGGCCGTCAAGCTGCTGATGCTGACCCTGAACTGGCTGATCGTCGAGCAGCTCACCCTGCCGGACGTCTTCACCGAGGCCGAGCGCGAAGAGCTGGTGTCGGCGGCGGTCGAGCGCATCGTGGCGGCCGAGCAGGCGGCCGAATAG
- a CDS encoding dihydrofolate reductase family protein, translating to MRKLVYYIAVTLDGRIAGPKGEYDFFPAGTEQQSAAYSAWANTLYPETVPTAHRAAAGLADTPNRSFDTVVMGAATYRAPLEQGVTNPYAHLRQYVVSSTLGRDVDPAVTVVPGDPLALVRELKREQGSGSDIWLCGGGKLAGALLPEIDELVVKHYPVVAGAGIPAFDGAFDPTVFDVAERTAFPNGVTLTHLTRR from the coding sequence ATGCGAAAGCTCGTGTACTACATCGCAGTCACGCTCGACGGCCGCATCGCGGGCCCCAAGGGCGAGTACGACTTCTTCCCCGCCGGAACCGAACAGCAGAGCGCCGCCTACAGCGCTTGGGCCAACACCCTGTACCCCGAGACCGTCCCGACCGCCCACCGCGCCGCCGCCGGCCTCGCCGACACTCCCAACCGGTCCTTCGACACCGTCGTCATGGGCGCCGCCACCTACCGCGCCCCCTTGGAACAGGGAGTCACCAACCCCTACGCCCACCTGCGCCAGTACGTGGTGTCCAGCACGCTCGGGCGCGACGTCGACCCGGCCGTCACCGTCGTGCCGGGCGACCCGCTGGCCCTCGTCAGGGAACTGAAGCGGGAGCAGGGCTCCGGCTCGGACATCTGGCTCTGCGGCGGCGGCAAGCTCGCCGGTGCCCTCCTGCCCGAGATCGACGAACTGGTCGTCAAGCACTACCCGGTGGTGGCGGGCGCCGGAATCCCGGCCTTCGACGGGGCCTTCGACCCCACCGTCTTCGATGTCGCCGAGCGCACCGCCTTCCCCAACGGCGTCACCCTCACGCACCTCACCCGCCGCTGA
- a CDS encoding class I SAM-dependent methyltransferase — translation MTTPASAHHPTGADLTPDPPAAHPAAEPVRAARAQSFNAAAAQYAANRPSYPPALFAAIEELTGRPLTGARVADVGAGTGIATALLHARGANVVAVEPGDGMAAQFRRTLPGIPVIRGTGDDLPLADASLDLVTYAQAWHWTDPARAVPEVLRVLRPGGALALWWNTDALDVPWIAEAADRMSRHFGIDVSAEKRNVDYGTADPGGRLDFTRRTVRWSRRVPVDTHLANIGSHSVFLVAGAEHTASFMAEEREHLLRAFPDGVVEEVYEVVLLLARTPA, via the coding sequence ATGACCACACCTGCCTCCGCCCACCACCCCACCGGAGCCGACCTCACCCCCGACCCCCCAGCCGCACACCCCGCCGCCGAGCCCGTCCGAGCCGCACGAGCCCAGTCCTTCAACGCCGCCGCGGCCCAGTACGCCGCCAACCGCCCCTCCTACCCCCCGGCCCTCTTCGCGGCGATAGAGGAGCTGACCGGCCGCCCCCTCACCGGCGCCCGGGTCGCGGACGTCGGCGCCGGCACCGGCATCGCCACCGCCCTCCTGCACGCCCGGGGCGCGAACGTCGTCGCCGTCGAACCCGGTGACGGCATGGCGGCCCAGTTCCGCCGCACCCTGCCCGGCATCCCGGTCATCCGCGGCACGGGCGACGACCTCCCTCTCGCCGACGCCTCCCTCGACCTCGTCACCTACGCCCAGGCCTGGCACTGGACCGACCCGGCCCGCGCCGTCCCGGAAGTCCTGCGCGTCCTGCGCCCCGGCGGGGCCCTGGCCCTGTGGTGGAACACCGACGCCCTCGACGTCCCCTGGATCGCCGAAGCCGCCGACCGCATGAGCCGCCACTTCGGCATCGACGTCTCCGCCGAGAAGCGCAACGTCGACTACGGCACCGCCGACCCCGGCGGCCGCCTCGACTTCACCCGCCGCACGGTCCGCTGGAGCCGCCGCGTCCCGGTCGACACCCACCTCGCCAACATCGGCAGCCACTCCGTCTTCCTCGTGGCCGGCGCGGAACACACCGCCTCCTTCATGGCGGAAGAGCGCGAGCACCTGCTCCGGGCCTTCCCGGACGGCGTCGTGGAGGAGGTCTACGAGGTCGTCCTCCTCCTCGCGAGGACCCCGGCCTGA
- a CDS encoding ABC transporter ATP-binding protein: MMNNAPGSPRPGPAPTPGRSPDPHTTAVHAENLTVTRGTRTVLRDLGFTVPRGQITGLLGPSGCGKSTLMRALVGTQAKVTGTLDVLGHPAGHPTLRTRIGYVTQAPSVYDDLTVRQNLDYFAAILNPGRAAADRRTEDVTRAIADVDLTTHADALAGNLSGGQRNRVSLAVALLGAPELLVLDEPTVGLDPVLRRDLWNLFHDIATDRGATLLVSSHVMDEAERCHRLLLMRDGELLADDTPDALRTRTGAATVEEAFLRLVDEAKAAARTKETTR; this comes from the coding sequence ATGATGAATAATGCTCCCGGGTCGCCACGCCCAGGCCCGGCACCCACCCCCGGCCGGTCCCCGGACCCGCACACCACAGCCGTACACGCCGAGAACCTCACCGTCACCCGCGGCACCCGCACCGTCCTGCGCGACCTCGGCTTCACCGTCCCCCGTGGCCAGATCACCGGCCTCCTCGGCCCCTCCGGCTGCGGCAAGTCGACCCTCATGCGCGCCCTCGTCGGCACCCAGGCCAAGGTCACCGGCACCCTCGACGTCCTCGGCCACCCCGCCGGCCACCCCACCCTGCGCACCCGCATCGGCTACGTCACCCAGGCCCCGTCCGTCTACGACGACCTGACGGTCCGGCAGAACCTGGACTACTTCGCCGCGATCCTGAACCCCGGCCGGGCAGCCGCCGACCGCCGCACCGAAGACGTCACCCGCGCGATAGCCGACGTCGACCTCACCACCCACGCCGACGCCCTCGCCGGCAACCTCTCCGGCGGCCAGCGCAACCGCGTCTCCCTCGCCGTCGCCCTCCTCGGCGCCCCCGAACTCCTGGTCCTCGACGAACCGACCGTCGGCCTCGACCCGGTCCTGCGCCGCGACCTGTGGAACCTCTTCCACGACATCGCGACCGACCGCGGCGCCACCCTCCTCGTCTCCTCCCACGTCATGGACGAGGCCGAGCGCTGCCACCGCCTCCTCCTCATGCGCGACGGCGAACTCCTCGCCGACGACACCCCCGACGCCCTGCGCACCCGCACCGGCGCCGCCACCGTCGAGGAGGCCTTCCTGCGCCTGGTGGACGAGGCGAAAGCAGCAGCCCGCACGAAGGAGACGACCCGATGA